The Agromyces atrinae genome window below encodes:
- a CDS encoding aminotransferase class I/II-fold pyridoxal phosphate-dependent enzyme, with translation MTRHEPWQRAADGAGLLAPDGSVAPTIFAEMSAIAVQTGALNLGQGFPDEDGPAEVLEAARHAIATGVNQYPPGLGMPVLREAIARHQKRFYGLTVDPATQVLVTAGATEALAATLLALVDHGDEVVTFEPFYDAYGALTALARGTLRTVPLRFPDFTPDHDALRAAVGPRTRVILVNTPHNPTGAVFDRETLELIVELAHLHDAIIVTDEVYEHLTFGQTHIPIASIAGGFERTVTISSGGKTFSTTGWKIGWITAPAFYITRILAVKQYLTFVNGAPFQPAIAVGLDLPGERFAEISATLESKRDLLVAGLESAGFAVSIPDAGYFVVADARELGVTDATDFCRELPARAGVVGIPLTAFVRAEARPEYSTLVRFAFCKRRDVLDDAVTRLAKLGV, from the coding sequence ATGACTCGACACGAGCCGTGGCAGCGCGCCGCTGACGGAGCCGGACTGCTCGCCCCCGACGGGTCGGTCGCACCGACGATCTTCGCCGAGATGAGCGCGATCGCGGTGCAGACCGGTGCTCTCAATCTCGGTCAGGGCTTCCCCGACGAGGACGGCCCCGCCGAGGTGCTCGAGGCCGCGCGGCACGCGATCGCGACGGGCGTGAACCAGTACCCGCCCGGCCTCGGCATGCCCGTGCTGCGCGAGGCGATCGCTCGGCACCAGAAGCGCTTCTACGGCCTCACCGTCGACCCGGCGACCCAGGTGCTCGTCACCGCGGGCGCGACGGAGGCCCTCGCCGCCACACTTCTGGCGCTCGTCGACCACGGCGACGAGGTCGTGACGTTCGAGCCGTTCTACGACGCGTACGGAGCGCTCACCGCCCTTGCTCGCGGCACCCTCCGCACGGTTCCGCTGCGCTTTCCCGACTTCACGCCCGACCACGACGCACTTCGCGCAGCCGTCGGGCCGCGCACCCGCGTCATCCTCGTCAACACCCCGCACAATCCGACCGGCGCCGTCTTCGACCGCGAGACGCTCGAGCTCATCGTCGAGCTCGCGCACCTGCACGACGCGATCATCGTGACCGACGAGGTCTACGAGCACCTGACGTTCGGGCAGACGCACATCCCGATCGCGAGCATCGCGGGCGGCTTCGAACGCACCGTCACGATCTCGTCGGGCGGCAAGACGTTCAGCACGACCGGTTGGAAGATCGGCTGGATCACCGCGCCCGCCTTCTACATCACGCGCATCCTCGCGGTGAAGCAGTACCTGACCTTCGTGAACGGTGCTCCCTTCCAGCCCGCCATCGCCGTCGGCCTCGACCTGCCCGGCGAACGCTTCGCCGAGATCAGCGCGACGCTCGAGTCGAAGCGCGACCTCCTCGTCGCCGGGCTCGAATCGGCCGGTTTCGCCGTCTCGATACCGGATGCCGGGTACTTCGTCGTCGCCGACGCCCGGGAGCTCGGGGTCACCGACGCCACGGACTTCTGCCGCGAGCTCCCCGCGCGTGCGGGCGTCGTCGGCATCCCGCTGACCGCGTTCGTACGCGCGGAGGCCCGGCCGGAGTACTCGACGCTCGTGCGGTTCGCCTTCTGCAAGCGACGCGACGTGCTGGATGACGCGGTCACGCGTCTCGCGAAACTGGGCGTGTGA
- a CDS encoding trypsin-like peptidase domain-containing protein, protein MTENINGAAPEQDPESAASAPENHAVETPATDAASSAAPAANTAPADAQAHDASGATETRSETEAPNAPAANTPEADTDVVAPVAPVTPPPAVAPPAPQATVYEPGQAPHAYGQPATPAVPTATTPQATAPQSASQHTAPQQPAYTGVTAPYGSGQNTTSAYGQQNSYAPPAPGSAVPPAFGGPSGTQNPYSQHHTQPTVPLAGVDTATKTKKSNTGLLLAGVAVAAAIIGGVSGAGAFALAGANQPSSVPVSEGSAQNIVINDTDDVNRIAAVAAKASPSVVTISVTGSASGGTGSGVILSEDGYVLTNTHVVTLDGSTASPTISVKLDDGRLFTATIVGTDPYSDLAVIKLDDASGLTPLEFADSSKLNVGDTAIAIGAPLGLSGTVTNGIVSALNRSITVASSAVPEEDQQQQENQGEQPTDPFDFWNFPNEGGTEDQGSQGQGQSQASSSISLSVIQTDAAINPGNSGGALLDGDGNLIGINVAILSAGGSTTEAGNIGVGFAVPANLAERVAQELIDNGKATHGLLGAMVSDAAADASSDTVGALISDVTAGGAAEAAGLQAGDVVTEFNGVRITDATDLTAQVRFLAGGAKAELSFVRDGKAATATVELGTL, encoded by the coding sequence ATGACAGAGAACATCAACGGCGCCGCACCGGAGCAGGATCCGGAGTCCGCCGCATCGGCACCCGAGAACCACGCCGTCGAGACCCCCGCAACGGATGCCGCGAGCAGTGCAGCCCCCGCAGCGAACACGGCACCGGCCGACGCACAGGCGCACGACGCGTCCGGTGCGACCGAGACGCGTAGCGAGACCGAAGCGCCGAACGCGCCCGCGGCGAACACGCCGGAAGCCGACACCGACGTCGTCGCACCCGTCGCCCCCGTGACGCCGCCGCCCGCCGTGGCCCCGCCCGCCCCGCAGGCGACGGTGTACGAGCCCGGTCAGGCTCCCCACGCCTACGGCCAGCCCGCCACCCCCGCTGTGCCGACGGCCACGACCCCGCAGGCCACGGCCCCGCAGTCCGCGAGCCAGCACACCGCCCCGCAGCAGCCCGCCTACACGGGCGTTACCGCTCCCTACGGCTCCGGCCAGAACACCACGTCGGCCTACGGCCAGCAGAACTCCTACGCGCCCCCGGCGCCGGGTTCGGCCGTGCCTCCCGCGTTCGGCGGCCCCTCGGGCACCCAGAACCCCTACTCGCAGCACCACACGCAGCCGACCGTTCCCCTCGCGGGCGTCGACACCGCGACGAAGACGAAGAAGTCCAACACGGGCCTCCTCCTCGCGGGTGTCGCCGTCGCGGCAGCGATCATCGGCGGCGTCTCCGGCGCGGGTGCATTCGCTCTCGCCGGTGCTAACCAGCCGTCATCCGTGCCGGTCAGCGAAGGCAGCGCGCAGAACATCGTCATCAACGACACCGATGACGTCAACCGCATCGCCGCCGTCGCGGCGAAGGCCTCGCCGAGCGTCGTCACGATCTCGGTCACCGGCTCGGCGAGCGGCGGAACCGGCTCGGGCGTCATCCTCAGCGAAGACGGCTACGTGCTGACCAACACCCACGTCGTGACGCTCGACGGCAGCACCGCGAGCCCCACGATCTCGGTCAAGCTCGACGACGGGCGTCTGTTCACGGCGACCATCGTCGGCACCGACCCGTACTCCGACCTCGCCGTCATCAAGCTCGACGACGCGAGCGGTCTGACCCCGCTCGAGTTCGCCGACTCGTCGAAGCTCAACGTCGGTGACACGGCGATCGCGATCGGCGCACCCCTCGGCCTCTCGGGCACCGTGACCAACGGCATCGTGAGCGCGCTCAACCGCAGCATCACGGTCGCGTCGTCGGCCGTCCCTGAGGAAGACCAGCAGCAGCAGGAGAACCAGGGCGAGCAGCCCACCGATCCCTTCGACTTCTGGAACTTCCCGAACGAGGGCGGCACCGAGGACCAGGGCTCGCAGGGCCAGGGCCAGAGCCAGGCGTCGAGCTCGATCTCGCTCTCCGTCATCCAGACCGACGCGGCGATCAACCCGGGTAACTCGGGCGGTGCGCTGCTCGACGGCGACGGCAACCTCATCGGCATCAACGTCGCGATCCTGAGCGCGGGCGGCTCCACGACCGAGGCCGGCAACATCGGCGTCGGCTTCGCGGTTCCGGCGAACCTCGCCGAGCGCGTCGCGCAGGAGCTCATCGACAACGGCAAGGCCACCCACGGCCTCCTCGGCGCGATGGTCTCCGACGCGGCAGCGGATGCCTCGAGCGACACGGTCGGCGCACTCATCTCCGACGTGACCGCCGGCGGTGCAGCCGAGGCCGCCGGCCTCCAGGCCGGCGACGTCGTCACCGAGTTCAACGGCGTGCGCATCACCGATGCGACCGATCTGACCGCGCAGGTGCGCTTCCTCGCCGGCGGCGCGAAGGCTGAACTCAGCTTCGTGCGCGACGGCAAGGCCGCCACCGCGACGGTGGAGCTCGGCACGCTCTGA
- a CDS encoding glycosyltransferase family 2 protein — MADLHAGSDAPALGGVSYVMPVLNDVSNVRNAVDSILAQSYSGPFDITIAVGPSIDGTLELVEDLARTDDRIHVIVNEVGSTPSGLNLAIRASSHPVVVRVDAHSILPVDYTRIAVETMERTGADNVGGIMDARGTTPFERAVALAYTTKVGLGGSAFHVGGGEGPAETVYLGVFRRTALERVGLFDEDIKRGQDWELNLRIRESGGLIWFTPDLRVTYRPRANLSRLARQMLSTGLWRGELARRFPSATGIRYLIPPAMVVGVALGLILGLIGVVQAIAGATPWLLVGFVVPLVYALFVVAAYVVYARGARTRGRFLVVLPCIHVSWGTGFVLGYLSLTRNIAAHTGR; from the coding sequence ATGGCAGATCTGCACGCCGGGAGCGACGCTCCGGCCCTGGGCGGCGTCTCGTACGTGATGCCCGTTCTGAACGACGTGTCGAACGTCAGGAACGCCGTCGATTCGATCCTCGCGCAGTCGTACTCCGGCCCCTTCGACATCACGATCGCTGTCGGTCCGAGCATCGACGGCACGCTCGAGCTCGTCGAAGACCTCGCACGAACGGATGACCGCATCCACGTCATCGTCAACGAGGTCGGGTCGACCCCGTCGGGCCTGAACCTCGCGATCCGTGCGTCATCCCACCCCGTCGTCGTGCGCGTCGACGCGCACTCGATCCTCCCCGTCGACTACACGCGGATCGCGGTCGAGACGATGGAGCGGACGGGCGCCGACAACGTCGGCGGAATCATGGATGCCCGCGGCACGACGCCCTTCGAACGCGCCGTCGCTCTCGCCTACACGACGAAGGTCGGTCTCGGCGGTTCCGCATTCCACGTCGGCGGCGGCGAGGGCCCGGCCGAGACCGTGTACCTCGGCGTGTTCCGCCGCACGGCGCTCGAGCGCGTCGGCCTCTTCGACGAAGACATCAAGCGCGGTCAGGACTGGGAGCTGAACCTCCGCATCCGCGAGAGCGGCGGGCTCATCTGGTTCACGCCCGACCTCCGCGTCACGTATCGCCCGCGCGCGAACCTCTCGCGGCTCGCGCGGCAGATGCTCTCGACGGGGCTCTGGCGTGGTGAGCTCGCTCGGCGCTTCCCGTCGGCGACCGGCATCCGTTATCTCATCCCGCCGGCCATGGTCGTCGGCGTCGCCCTCGGCCTCATCCTCGGCCTCATCGGGGTCGTGCAGGCCATCGCGGGGGCGACTCCCTGGCTACTCGTCGGCTTCGTGGTTCCCCTCGTCTACGCGCTCTTCGTCGTCGCCGCGTACGTCGTGTACGCCCGCGGCGCGCGAACTCGCGGTCGCTTTCTCGTAGTCTTGCCGTGCATACACGTGAGTTGGGGCACGGGCTTCGTGCTCGGTTACCTCTCGCTCACCCGCAACATCGCGGCACACACGGGAAGGTAG
- a CDS encoding CDP-alcohol phosphatidyltransferase family protein codes for MPQADATAGPGRPPSSIAELRAVAQPPEVRLRRNAEHWVASLYLRDLSPYLTWLLLRTRISANGVTGLMILVGWSTAAALLIPGIWGALLAVVLGQLQMLIDCCDGEVARWRRTSSPAGVFLDKVGHYTTEALIPIAIGIRAAAYPLEFPEDFLWTTLAMLLALLIVLNKALNDMVHVARANAGLSKLADTEGESAPRGGLVAKLRRAARFVPFHRLYHSVELTLIMLAAAVVGLFVGQPFVDRFVLIALVPLAFLALVGHFVAIMASRRVRA; via the coding sequence ATGCCACAGGCTGACGCAACGGCGGGACCCGGTCGACCGCCGTCGAGCATCGCCGAGCTCCGAGCGGTCGCACAGCCCCCCGAGGTGCGACTGCGTCGGAACGCCGAGCACTGGGTCGCGTCGCTCTATCTCCGCGACCTCTCGCCCTACCTGACGTGGCTGCTCCTCCGCACGCGGATCTCCGCGAACGGCGTCACGGGTCTCATGATCCTCGTCGGCTGGTCGACGGCGGCCGCGCTCCTCATCCCGGGCATCTGGGGTGCGCTCCTCGCGGTCGTGCTCGGTCAGCTGCAGATGCTCATCGACTGCTGCGACGGCGAGGTCGCGCGCTGGCGTCGCACGTCGTCGCCCGCCGGCGTCTTCCTCGACAAGGTCGGCCACTACACGACCGAAGCGCTCATCCCGATCGCGATCGGAATCCGCGCCGCCGCGTACCCGCTCGAATTCCCCGAGGACTTCCTCTGGACGACGCTCGCGATGCTGCTCGCACTCCTCATCGTGCTCAACAAGGCGCTCAACGACATGGTGCACGTCGCTCGCGCGAACGCCGGACTGTCGAAGCTCGCCGATACCGAGGGCGAGTCGGCTCCGCGCGGCGGCCTCGTCGCGAAGCTCCGCCGTGCCGCGCGTTTCGTGCCGTTCCACCGCCTGTACCACTCGGTCGAATTGACGCTCATCATGCTCGCTGCGGCCGTCGTCGGTCTCTTCGTCGGGCAGCCGTTCGTCGACCGGTTCGTGCTCATCGCCCTCGTGCCGCTCGCGTTCCTCGCCCTCGTCGGCCACTTCGTCGCGATCATGGCCTCCCGGCGGGTACGTGCCTGA
- a CDS encoding glycosyltransferase family 2 protein — MPERPVVGVVVLTQGTRPDDLVRGIRSVLAQRDVDVDVAVVGNGWDPATADPALPDGVTFVALPENLGIPAGRNRGVPHVGGEYLFFLDDDAFLPDDDFLASAVAKLRADFTIGLIQPRVEDPTGQESPRRWIPRIRKGEATDSSDVFSCWEGAVVLPRAVFERAGGWADPFFYAHEGIELAWRVWNTGHRAWYAGDLRAAHPVIEPTRHDYYYRLNARNRVWLARRNLPAPFALAYVASWTGIQVLRWARQPAVLRAWFGGWREGWQVDPGGRVPLRWRTIARMTLAGRPPVV, encoded by the coding sequence GTGCCTGAGCGGCCCGTGGTCGGTGTCGTCGTGCTCACGCAGGGCACGCGGCCGGATGACCTCGTCCGCGGCATCCGTTCCGTGCTCGCCCAACGGGACGTCGACGTCGATGTCGCCGTCGTCGGAAACGGCTGGGACCCGGCGACCGCCGACCCCGCGCTGCCCGACGGCGTGACGTTCGTCGCGCTGCCCGAGAACCTCGGTATTCCGGCGGGCCGTAACCGCGGTGTGCCGCATGTCGGCGGCGAGTACCTGTTCTTCCTCGACGACGACGCGTTCCTGCCCGACGACGACTTCCTCGCATCGGCGGTGGCGAAGCTGCGTGCCGACTTCACGATCGGGCTCATCCAACCGCGCGTCGAGGACCCGACGGGGCAGGAGTCGCCGCGGCGCTGGATTCCGCGCATCCGCAAGGGCGAGGCGACCGATTCGAGCGACGTCTTCTCGTGCTGGGAGGGTGCCGTGGTGCTGCCCCGCGCCGTCTTCGAGCGAGCCGGCGGCTGGGCCGACCCGTTCTTCTACGCGCATGAGGGCATCGAGCTCGCGTGGCGGGTGTGGAACACCGGCCACCGCGCCTGGTACGCGGGCGACCTGCGCGCGGCGCACCCCGTGATCGAGCCGACGCGCCACGACTACTACTACCGGCTGAACGCGCGCAATCGCGTGTGGCTCGCGCGACGCAATCTGCCTGCGCCGTTCGCCCTCGCCTACGTCGCATCGTGGACGGGCATCCAGGTGCTGCGGTGGGCGCGCCAGCCCGCCGTCCTCCGTGCATGGTTCGGCGGATGGCGCGAGGGCTGGCAGGTCGACCCCGGCGGGCGTGTGCCGCTGCGGTGGCGGACGATCGCACGGATGACGCTCGCGGGCCGCCCTCCCGTCGTCTGA
- a CDS encoding CDP-glycerol glycerophosphotransferase family protein, producing the protein MGIKRDIKLGLRMLREVANSRRAQSSLAAKLLEQGPLEPHRFRIGVYFADPKVNIYQMRQWYKPLAELSKTWPVLLLSRASGSAITLLNEAPLPVAYVRKVVDLERIIHEQDLQIIFYVNQNAKNFQMMRYGRRWHVFINHGESDKMYMTTNQFKAYDYALIAGDAARSRLDKVLWDYDFDKRAIPIGRPQADHYSGEVPYVPDERTVVLYAPTWEGDRAAAAYGSIASHGVPLVQALLATGRHRVIYRPHPRSGVVDDAYGAANAEIVRLLAAANASDPRAQHVHDTGGELGWQLSAADVAIVDISAMVYDRLASGKPLMITRPANPAAEIDTSGYLSACEWLTVDEAGSIVDLVDGLAHDDDARARLDFWVERYFGDPTPGAATRRFHEAVSHLMDEWDRFAAIHAADPEIDDHDADGEAEEEHLPAPE; encoded by the coding sequence GTGGGAATCAAGCGCGACATCAAGCTCGGACTTCGAATGCTGCGCGAGGTCGCGAACTCGCGCCGTGCGCAGTCGTCCCTCGCCGCGAAGCTCCTCGAGCAGGGCCCCCTCGAACCGCACCGCTTCCGTATCGGCGTCTACTTCGCCGACCCGAAGGTCAACATCTACCAGATGCGCCAGTGGTACAAGCCGCTCGCCGAACTCTCGAAGACGTGGCCTGTGCTCCTGTTGAGCCGTGCGTCGGGCTCGGCGATCACCCTGCTGAACGAGGCGCCGTTGCCCGTCGCCTATGTGCGCAAGGTCGTCGACCTCGAGCGCATCATCCACGAGCAGGATCTGCAGATCATCTTCTACGTGAACCAGAACGCGAAGAACTTCCAGATGATGCGGTATGGCCGGCGTTGGCACGTCTTCATCAACCACGGCGAGTCCGACAAGATGTACATGACGACGAACCAGTTCAAGGCGTACGACTACGCGCTCATCGCCGGAGATGCGGCACGGTCGCGACTCGACAAGGTGCTCTGGGACTACGACTTCGACAAGCGCGCGATCCCCATCGGACGCCCGCAGGCCGATCACTACTCGGGTGAGGTGCCCTACGTTCCCGACGAGCGCACCGTCGTGCTCTACGCGCCGACGTGGGAGGGCGACCGCGCCGCCGCGGCGTACGGCTCGATCGCATCGCATGGCGTGCCGCTCGTACAGGCGTTGCTCGCGACGGGGCGGCACCGCGTGATCTACCGGCCGCACCCGCGGTCGGGAGTCGTCGACGACGCGTACGGAGCGGCCAATGCGGAGATCGTGCGTCTGCTCGCTGCGGCGAATGCGAGCGATCCGCGTGCTCAGCACGTGCACGACACCGGTGGCGAACTCGGCTGGCAGCTGTCGGCGGCGGATGTCGCGATCGTCGACATCTCGGCGATGGTCTACGACCGGTTGGCATCGGGCAAGCCGCTCATGATCACGCGACCCGCCAACCCCGCGGCCGAGATCGACACGAGCGGTTACCTCTCCGCCTGCGAGTGGTTGACCGTCGACGAAGCCGGGTCGATCGTCGACCTCGTCGACGGCCTCGCGCACGACGACGACGCGCGGGCCCGTCTCGACTTCTGGGTTGAGCGTTACTTCGGTGATCCGACTCCGGGCGCGGCCACACGCCGCTTCCACGAGGCCGTGTCGCACCTCATGGATGAGTGGGATCGCTTTGCCGCGATCCACGCGGCCGACCCCGAGATCGATGACCACGATGCCGACGGCGAGGCCGAAGAGGAGCACCTGCCCGCTCCCGAGTGA
- a CDS encoding HNH endonuclease signature motif containing protein has translation MAITAPAAALCGIDEALTALVAEWDGALVGVVRGAVSGSGSGAASMDVRSMSDAGLVRVNDAIASARRSLATVHARVAAELAERSTTVGEENIAKTQGFASVERLIAHSTGDGFSAASRLVSVGRATAPRASFTGEVLPARYPHIAAALDAGTISIDAAAAITSFLDSVRVKATPNDLDDAERFLIDRAPHVGVDGLTRLTKRLTAHLDPDGVKPREDELRAGRNLHIWEDHRGYIRMKGALDPATGAPIKIAIDALVTAELHRTRGTWTPTPDHTTPDSTTPDSTTRGTARPTPDPATAETRSIPQLNADALADIARLALGSADSPPALRTTTVVARIHLDDLLERASASDSGDGAHSAAASGTASTSGTASNSGAASNSASGSDSGFRSGFERTSTPAGWGTIDGIDHPVSAATIRQLAAAAGVIPMILGGPSEVLDLGRTTRLFTTAQKLALTERDGGCAFPGCTRPPGYTQTHHIHWWKRDTGPTDLTNGILLCAFHHHRIHDDGWTITIHNNHTWFTPPPHIDPTQTPRPGNTNPTLNPPTPTPAPAPAPKPAPAPALALAPAPAPAPPHAPKPARTPAPPPPLTPPRPPRHESPPRPVDDTPTRPRHGTPQRPQRARRDTITAAARLCVGTLM, from the coding sequence ATGGCCATCACCGCTCCCGCTGCCGCTCTCTGCGGCATCGACGAGGCGCTCACCGCGCTCGTCGCGGAGTGGGACGGTGCGCTCGTCGGGGTCGTGCGCGGTGCTGTCTCGGGTTCGGGTTCGGGTGCTGCGTCGATGGATGTGCGGTCGATGAGTGACGCCGGGCTGGTGCGGGTCAACGACGCGATCGCGTCGGCGCGGCGTTCTCTGGCGACGGTGCATGCGCGGGTCGCGGCCGAGCTCGCCGAGCGCTCCACGACGGTGGGTGAGGAGAACATCGCGAAGACGCAGGGGTTCGCCTCGGTCGAACGGTTGATCGCGCACTCCACCGGTGACGGGTTCTCTGCCGCGAGTCGCCTCGTCTCGGTCGGGCGCGCGACCGCCCCCCGTGCGTCGTTCACCGGCGAAGTGTTGCCCGCCCGCTACCCGCACATCGCGGCCGCGCTCGACGCGGGCACGATCAGCATCGACGCGGCCGCCGCGATCACCAGCTTCCTCGACAGCGTCCGGGTGAAGGCCACCCCGAACGATCTCGACGACGCCGAACGATTCCTCATCGACCGCGCCCCGCACGTCGGCGTCGACGGCCTCACCCGCCTCACGAAACGACTCACCGCGCACCTCGACCCCGACGGAGTGAAACCCCGCGAAGACGAACTCCGCGCCGGCCGCAACCTCCACATCTGGGAAGACCACCGCGGCTATATCCGCATGAAAGGCGCCCTCGACCCCGCCACCGGCGCCCCGATCAAGATCGCCATCGACGCCCTCGTCACCGCCGAACTCCACCGCACCCGCGGCACCTGGACACCCACACCCGACCACACCACGCCCGACAGCACCACGCCCGACAGCACCACGCGCGGCACCGCCCGCCCCACACCCGACCCCGCGACTGCCGAGACCCGGTCGATCCCGCAACTCAACGCCGACGCCCTCGCCGACATCGCCCGCCTCGCCCTCGGCTCGGCCGACTCCCCGCCCGCACTCCGCACCACCACCGTCGTCGCCCGTATCCACCTCGACGACCTCCTCGAACGCGCCAGCGCCTCAGACTCCGGCGACGGTGCACACTCCGCCGCCGCCTCCGGCACTGCCTCGACCTCCGGCACTGCCTCGAACTCGGGCGCTGCCTCGAACTCCGCCTCTGGCTCCGACTCTGGCTTCCGGTCCGGGTTTGAACGCACCAGCACGCCCGCCGGGTGGGGCACGATCGACGGCATCGACCACCCCGTCAGCGCCGCGACGATCCGTCAACTCGCCGCAGCCGCGGGCGTCATCCCGATGATCCTCGGCGGCCCCAGCGAAGTCCTCGACCTCGGACGCACCACCCGACTCTTCACCACCGCACAAAAACTCGCCCTCACCGAACGCGACGGCGGCTGCGCCTTCCCCGGATGCACCCGACCACCCGGCTACACCCAAACACACCACATCCACTGGTGGAAACGCGACACCGGCCCCACCGACCTCACCAACGGCATCCTCCTCTGCGCCTTCCACCACCACCGCATCCACGACGACGGCTGGACCATCACCATCCACAACAACCACACCTGGTTCACCCCACCCCCACACATCGACCCCACCCAAACACCACGCCCCGGCAACACCAACCCCACACTCAACCCACCCACGCCCACGCCCGCACCCGCGCCTGCACCTAAACCCGCGCCCGCACCCGCACTCGCACTCGCACCCGCACCCGCGCCTGCACCCCCGCACGCGCCTAAACCCGCGCGCACACCCGCGCCACCGCCACCCCTCACGCCACCCCGCCCGCCCCGGCACGAATCACCACCACGACCAGTCGACGACACCCCGACACGCCCCCGGCACGGCACCCCACAGCGCCCGCAGCGGGCACGCAGAGACACAATCACCGCCGCGGCACGATTATGCGTCGGCACGCTGATGTGA
- a CDS encoding ABC transporter ATP-binding protein has protein sequence MTDVTQGDVAIRAEGLGIRFRRNRRGRRSFKDLLSGAAARRSRPDEFWALRDVSMVVHAGEAIGVVGRNGQGKSTLLKLVAGVMIPDTGSVTVHGGVAPLIEITGGFVDDLTVRDNVYLTAGLHGMTRGQIDAKFAEIIAFAEIGDFLDTPYKHLSSGMKVRIAFSVIAQLDEPIVLVDEVLAVGDKRFREKCYARIEEMLAAGRTLFFVSHNERDLRRFCTRGLYLEGGSLVLDGPITEVLDRYNGDHG, from the coding sequence ATGACGGATGTCACGCAGGGCGACGTCGCGATCCGGGCCGAGGGTCTCGGCATCCGGTTCCGACGCAACCGTCGCGGTCGCCGTTCCTTCAAGGACCTGCTCTCCGGAGCAGCCGCACGCCGATCGCGCCCCGACGAGTTCTGGGCGCTCCGCGACGTGTCGATGGTGGTCCACGCGGGCGAGGCGATCGGCGTCGTCGGCCGGAACGGCCAGGGCAAGTCGACCCTCCTGAAGCTCGTCGCGGGCGTGATGATCCCCGACACCGGAAGCGTCACGGTGCACGGCGGCGTCGCCCCGCTCATCGAGATCACCGGCGGATTCGTCGATGACCTCACCGTGCGCGACAACGTGTACCTCACGGCGGGGCTCCACGGCATGACCCGCGGGCAGATCGATGCGAAGTTCGCCGAGATCATCGCGTTCGCCGAGATCGGCGACTTCCTCGACACCCCCTACAAGCACCTCTCGAGCGGCATGAAGGTGCGCATCGCGTTCTCGGTCATCGCGCAGCTCGACGAGCCGATCGTGCTCGTCGACGAAGTGCTCGCGGTCGGCGACAAGCGATTCCGCGAGAAGTGCTACGCGCGCATCGAAGAGATGCTCGCCGCGGGGCGCACGCTCTTCTTCGTCTCGCACAACGAACGCGACCTGCGTCGCTTCTGCACGCGTGGCCTCTACCTCGAGGGCGGTAGCCTCGTGCTCGACGGCCCCATCACCGAGGTGCTCGACCGATACAACGGAGATCACGGCTGA
- a CDS encoding ABC transporter permease produces MSYADAHPYERSPWSRYRHALWLLTQRDLKVRYSTSALGYLWSILDPLIMAGIYWFVFTVVFQRLVGTEPYIVFLLSALLPWMWFNSAISDCTRAFLREAKLIRSTKIPRTIWVNRLVLSKGIEFLLALPVLALFAVIFGAEVNIEILYFPLAIILQTILLVGLGLIVAPLVVFFRDLERATKLVLRFLFYASPVVYGTTNLPESLHFWAAFNPLTGIFSLYRAGFFPGELDLFSVVVAAVMSVGFLFVGLWVFRTSIRSVLKEI; encoded by the coding sequence ATGAGCTACGCCGACGCGCACCCCTACGAGCGGTCGCCGTGGTCACGTTATCGTCACGCGCTGTGGTTGCTCACGCAACGCGATCTGAAGGTTCGGTATTCGACCTCGGCGCTCGGCTACCTCTGGTCGATCCTCGATCCGCTCATCATGGCGGGCATCTACTGGTTCGTGTTCACGGTCGTGTTCCAGCGCCTCGTGGGAACCGAGCCGTACATCGTCTTCCTTCTCTCCGCGCTCCTGCCGTGGATGTGGTTCAACAGTGCGATCTCCGACTGCACGCGCGCCTTCCTCCGCGAGGCCAAGCTCATCCGCTCGACCAAGATCCCGCGCACGATCTGGGTCAACCGGCTCGTGCTCTCGAAGGGCATCGAGTTCCTCCTCGCCCTGCCCGTCCTCGCGCTCTTCGCGGTGATCTTCGGCGCCGAGGTCAACATCGAGATCCTGTACTTCCCGCTCGCGATCATCCTGCAGACGATCCTGCTCGTGGGCCTCGGGCTCATCGTCGCGCCGCTCGTCGTGTTCTTCCGCGACCTCGAGCGGGCGACGAAGCTCGTCCTCCGCTTCCTCTTCTACGCCTCCCCCGTCGTCTACGGCACGACGAACCTGCCCGAGAGCCTGCACTTCTGGGCCGCGTTCAATCCCCTGACGGGTATCTTCAGCCTGTATCGCGCCGGCTTCTTCCCGGGCGAGCTCGACCTCTTCAGCGTCGTGGTCGCCGCCGTCATGTCGGTCGGTTTCCTGTTCGTCGGCCTGTGGGTGTTCCGCACCTCGATCCGCAGCGTGCTGAAGGAGATCTGA